In Elephas maximus indicus isolate mEleMax1 chromosome 4, mEleMax1 primary haplotype, whole genome shotgun sequence, a genomic segment contains:
- the ODF3B gene encoding outer dense fiber protein 3B isoform X1 — protein MGSDVWVGPWRPHRPRGPIAALYKGPGPKYKLPPNTGYILHDPSRPRAPAYTFGARLPTQQQSCSPGPGHLVPARMTVRGPDGSPSYSIYGRPRDGARFLTPGPGRYFPERAGNLAYPSAPRHTIAPRNWGVQPEQQTPGPGTYTVPSLLGSRVIGKVSAPTYSIYGRSAVGTFFEDLSKTPGPCAYHVVNPGVYKSRAPQFTMLARTSLPEDNTLKPGPAAYNVDKVAWSSGAGGRGGSSGFGSWTEGLRSGARRARWRFCAVSGLSRPQHRKPRGWSFGIRHSDYLAPLVTDVDG, from the exons ATGGGTTCGGACGTCTGGGTCGGCCCTTGGCGGCCACACCGACCCCGCGGGCCCATCGCGGCGCTCTACAAAGGCCCGGGGCCCAAGTACAAGCTGCCTCCGAACACCG GTTACATCCTCCACGACCCGTCACGGCCCCGCGCCCCCGCCTACACCTTCGGTGCGCGCCTCCCCACGCAACAGCAGTCCTGCAGCCCCGGGCCTGGCCACCTAGTGCCCGCCCGCATGACCGTGCGCGGCCCCGACGGTTCCCCCTCCTACTCCATCTACGGTCGCCCACGCGACGGGGCGCGCTTCCTCACTCCTGGACCGG GCAGATACTTCCCGGAGAGAGCCGGGAACTTGGCATACCCCAGCGCGCCTCGGCACACCATCGCTCCTCGAAACTGGGGCGTCCAACCTGAGCAACAAACCCCAG GCCCCGGGACCTACACGGTGCCCTCACTCTTGGGCTCCCGCGTCATCGGCAAAGTCTCGGCTCCAACTTACTCAATCTATGGCCGCAGCGCAGTGGGCACCTTCTTCGAGGACCTCAGCAAG ACCCCGGGCCCCTGCGCCTACCACGTGGTGAACCCCGGTGTCTACAAGTCCCGGGCCCCCCAGTTCACGATGCTGGCCCGGACTTCGCTCCCCGAAGACAACACCTTGAAGCCCGGGCCCGCGGCCTACAACGTAGACAAGGTGGCCTGGAGTTCAGGGGCAGGGGGCAGAGGCGGGAGCTCAGGGTTTGGCTCCTGGACCGAGGGTCTGAGGTCCGGAGCACGCAGAGCCAGATGGCGGTTCTGCGCGGTCAGCGGCCTCTCCCGCCCACAGCACCGGAAGCCCCGTGGCTGGAGCTTCGGAATCCGGCACTCCGACTACCTGGCTCCGCTGGTGACCGACGTGGATGGCTGA
- the ODF3B gene encoding outer dense fiber protein 3B isoform X2, whose product MGSDVWVGPWRPHRPRGPIAALYKGPGPKYKLPPNTGYILHDPSRPRAPAYTFGARLPTQQQSCSPGPGHLVPARMTVRGPDGSPSYSIYGRPRDGARFLTPGPGRYFPERAGNLAYPSAPRHTIAPRNWGVQPEQQTPGPGTYTVPSLLGSRVIGKVSAPTYSIYGRSAVGTFFEDLSKTPGPCAYHVVNPGVYKSRAPQFTMLARTSLPEDNTLKPGPAAYNVDKHRKPRGWSFGIRHSDYLAPLVTDVDG is encoded by the exons ATGGGTTCGGACGTCTGGGTCGGCCCTTGGCGGCCACACCGACCCCGCGGGCCCATCGCGGCGCTCTACAAAGGCCCGGGGCCCAAGTACAAGCTGCCTCCGAACACCG GTTACATCCTCCACGACCCGTCACGGCCCCGCGCCCCCGCCTACACCTTCGGTGCGCGCCTCCCCACGCAACAGCAGTCCTGCAGCCCCGGGCCTGGCCACCTAGTGCCCGCCCGCATGACCGTGCGCGGCCCCGACGGTTCCCCCTCCTACTCCATCTACGGTCGCCCACGCGACGGGGCGCGCTTCCTCACTCCTGGACCGG GCAGATACTTCCCGGAGAGAGCCGGGAACTTGGCATACCCCAGCGCGCCTCGGCACACCATCGCTCCTCGAAACTGGGGCGTCCAACCTGAGCAACAAACCCCAG GCCCCGGGACCTACACGGTGCCCTCACTCTTGGGCTCCCGCGTCATCGGCAAAGTCTCGGCTCCAACTTACTCAATCTATGGCCGCAGCGCAGTGGGCACCTTCTTCGAGGACCTCAGCAAG ACCCCGGGCCCCTGCGCCTACCACGTGGTGAACCCCGGTGTCTACAAGTCCCGGGCCCCCCAGTTCACGATGCTGGCCCGGACTTCGCTCCCCGAAGACAACACCTTGAAGCCCGGGCCCGCGGCCTACAACGTAGACAAG CACCGGAAGCCCCGTGGCTGGAGCTTCGGAATCCGGCACTCCGACTACCTGGCTCCGCTGGTGACCGACGTGGATGGCTGA